From a single Okeanomitos corallinicola TIOX110 genomic region:
- a CDS encoding YgiT-type zinc finger protein — protein sequence MECLYCKGQMHRGTAPFTIDRKGYHISWDAIPAWVCDQCGESLFETHEVELIQEALTVLDRETANLVTSSSP from the coding sequence ATGGAATGCTTATATTGTAAAGGACAAATGCACCGAGGAACAGCCCCATTTACCATTGATAGAAAAGGCTATCATATTTCTTGGGATGCAATTCCAGCATGGGTTTGTGATCAATGTGGTGAATCACTTTTTGAAACTCATGAAGTTGAATTAATTCAAGAAGCTCTCACCGTTTTAGACCGAGAAACAGCCAACTTAGTAACTTCATCATCACCTTAG